TCGCCCGACACATAGATCACCGACTTGACCGCCAGCGCTTCGAGCTGGCGGCTCATCTCCTCCTCCAACGCGTCGGCACGCTGGTGGAGGTCGTCGAGCCGGTTCATGCTCATCCGGCCCTCGTCGCGGAGTGAAGGCGGTCGCGATACAGCGGGCGGACGCGCGACAGCATCAGCGCCGCCAGCAGTGCCAGCCCGACGAACAGCGCGAAGCCCATCGCGTAGCTGCCGTTCCGGTCGTAGAAGAACGCAAGCAGCGCAGGCCCCGATGCGGACCCAAGCGAAAAGAAGCCGGTGATCACCGGCAGCACCCGGTTCATGTGCTTTGGCCCGTAGACATGCTTGGCGAGCACCGGGCCTTCGCAGACGAGCCCGCCATGCGCGACGCCGAGCGAGAAGCTGAACAACAGTGCCGTCGCATAATTGTCGACCGGAAAGGCCAGGATCACCATCAGCGCGATGAGCAGATACCAGAGCGTCACCCCGCGCACGGAATATTTGTCGAAGAACCAGCCCGCCACGAACTTGGAAAGCATGCCGACCAGGAAGGTGACCGACAGCGCGCTGACTGCGAGTGCCGGGCTCAAGCCCGCCTCACGCGTGAAATAGAGCTGGGAGTTCTGGAATAGTCCCTGATCGACGCCAGCGATGATCATCACGCTGAGCACGATGCCCCAGAACATCGGCCGGCGGATCAGTTGGCCAAAGCTGAGGTCGAGTTCCGCCGCACGCGCCGCGCCAGCCACGCCCGGTGAGGACGCTGCGGCATTGCTGCTCCCGATCTCCGGCAAAAGCTCCTCTTCAGTCGGCTCCGGCCTGGCGGCGAGGATCAGCGGAATCGCGACCACGAAGATGCCGATGCCGATCAACGCGAAAGTGAGCCGCCAGCCGAGCGCCGGCATCGTCGCCAGAATATACCAGGGAAAGACGATACCGCCGATGCTCGATCCGGCCAATGCCATCGCACCGGCCAGCCCGACATTGCGGACGAACCAGCGCGACACCATCAGCTTGATGCACAACAACACCGCGCCTTGGCCAAGTCCGAT
This portion of the Sphingomonas sp. So64.6b genome encodes:
- a CDS encoding MFS transporter, producing the protein MATGALVQKSLFGVNLDYPGWRVVAAGFLIFFFAFGGPTASMPLLYNEVIHEFGWSRTTATLIYTWKGITGAVVAIFLIGPLVERFGLKPVFLTVVTLQAIGFAAFLAVHSVWTYYLTGFLIGLGQGAVLLCIKLMVSRWFVRNVGLAGAMALAGSSIGGIVFPWYILATMPALGWRLTFALIGIGIFVVAIPLILAARPEPTEEELLPEIGSSNAAASSPGVAGAARAAELDLSFGQLIRRPMFWGIVLSVMIIAGVDQGLFQNSQLYFTREAGLSPALAVSALSVTFLVGMLSKFVAGWFFDKYSVRGVTLWYLLIALMVILAFPVDNYATALLFSFSLGVAHGGLVCEGPVLAKHVYGPKHMNRVLPVITGFFSLGSASGPALLAFFYDRNGSYAMGFALFVGLALLAALMLSRVRPLYRDRLHSATRAG